Part of the Cellulomonas hominis genome, GTCCTCCAGAAGGTCTACACCGACGAGGACCTCCTCGAGCTGGTCTGCAACATCTACGCGGTGCTGCTGACGCGCGGCATGCGGGGCACGTACGTGTACGCCTGCGACCCCGGCATGCGCGCGTACCTGCGCCGCCTCCTTCCCCTCGCGACGGGCTAGAGGACACCGGGCCCGCCGGGACGCGGCCACGGCACCGCGCCTTGCGCCTATGCATCGCCGCGCGATATATATCGTCCATGCCCATCCGGATGACCGAGCAGGTGTACCTGGTGCTGCTCGCCCTCGCCGACGAGCCCCGGCACGGCTACGGCGTCGTGCAGGAGGTCCGCGACCTCTCCGACGGCGCCGTCCGCCTCGGCGCCGGGACGCTGTACGGCATCCTCGACCGCCTCGTCGCGGCCGGGTACGCGGAGGCCTCCGGCGAGGTGGTCGTCGACGGCCGTCTGCGCCGGTACTACCGCCTCACCCCGGAGGGCCTGGACGCGCTCGCCGCGGAGACCGCCCGCATGCGCGCCCTCGCCGCCCGGGCCGACCGGCGGCTCGGCGGCGTGCGCCGGCCCCAGATCGGGATGGCGTGATGACCGACGACACCTTCGCCCGTTCCGTCGCCTGGTGGCTCCGCGCGTACCCGCGCCGCTGGCGCACGGCCCGCGCGGCCGAGGTCACCGACCTGCTCGCGGACCTCGCGGCACCCGGCACCCGCCGGCTCGACCTGCGCTCCGGGCTCGGGCTCGTCCGCGCGGGGTGGGCGACCCGGTGGCGCGAGCACCCGCCGCCGCTGGCCTGGCTGGGGTACGCGCTGTTCGAGCGGCGGCTCGCCCCGCGGTACCGGGACTGGGTGGCGGACGACATCGCCGGGAGCATGTACCAGGCGCGCCGCATGCTGGTGGGGGCGGCGATCCCGATGGCGTTCGTCCTGGTCCCCGCGCTCGGCGGAGCCGGGCTACCCGACAGCTTCTTCGGGATCGTCGTGCCCGTGGTGCTGCTCGCGACGGGGCTGTGGAGCCGGCGCCAGGTCGGCCGGGCGATCGCCGTCCACCTCACGCTGCAGCCCGGCGACATCGTGACCCCGACCGCCCGGATCCACG contains:
- a CDS encoding PadR family transcriptional regulator, with the protein product MPIRMTEQVYLVLLALADEPRHGYGVVQEVRDLSDGAVRLGAGTLYGILDRLVAAGYAEASGEVVVDGRLRRYYRLTPEGLDALAAETARMRALAARADRRLGGVRRPQIGMA